The nucleotide window acaaaaacacacacaaaactaTCAATTATTAAGTGCagtacggtagagttgctgcctcacagcgccagagacttgcgTTACatcctgtctgtacagtttgcacattctccctgtgaccccgtgggttttctccgggtgctccggtttcccctctcttccgagagacgtgcaggtttgtaggttaattggcttctgtaaattgtccctagtatgtaggatattgttagggtacggggtgatcgatggttagtgtgaactcgatgggccgaagggcctgtttccacactgtatctttaaagtctaaaactATCTTGGGTTGCACTAGGAAATTCAAGTATTTTTACTCTTGTATTCGGGTTATTAATGGATTCCATTTTTAGTTTAAGTCTACAGTTTAgttacagttacagtttagtttagtcggaAATTTTGTAAATTATAAGGCAACGTTGTGGGGTGGgtcggtggtagagttgctgccttacaatagcCTAAGTCTTGTGTtccatcctgagtacgggtgctgcctgtgtggagcttgcacgttctccctgtgaccgtgtgggttttctccgggtgctccagtttcctcccacactcagaagacctgcatgtttgtgggttaattggcttctgtaaattatccctagtgtgtacggataacaatttacaattaaaccaagccaattaacctacaaacctgtatgtctttgcagtgtgggtggaaactggagcacccggagaaaacccacacggtcacagggagaacatgcaaactccatacaagcagcacccgtagtcaggatggatcccgggtctctggtgctgtgaggcagcagctctaccgctgcaccaccgtgaccatcCTGGTAAACTGCTAAAAGTGAGCTCCCGGCAGGGTTGTGGGTGGTAAATCACTGCGGTACCTTGGGTTTGGTTAACGAGGCTGCCTCTTGACAGAGTTTGCAAATTACATTCTCCTCCCTCGTCTGCACGAAGTCATCAGGTACCTGTGAGAAGCAGTGTGCGTGTTAGACACTCCAGCTAATGATCAGAGCGTGTTAGACACTCCAGCTAATGACCAGAGCCAGACAGCACAGAAAcgcccccttcagcccaactccctGTCGACCAACTCAGGCCGTGCTGCAGTcacacggcgtggaaacaggcccttcggcccaactcacacaTGCCAacccaaatgccccatctacgccagtcccacctgcccgcatttggcccaaatccctctgtatCATTCTTATCCAGGTACCTgtacaaatatcttttaaatgtgttggaggaactcagcgggacaggcaccctGTGCAGGaagggacaggcgatgtttcaggtcggagccggtctgaagaagggtcctgagacctcaactactcccacctgcctgcgtttggcccatgtccctctaaagccctatccatgtaccagtctaaatgtcttttaaatgatgtgatAGTCCCTGGCTccaccagcagcttgttccatacacctatgtgaaaaagttgctgctcaggtttctattaaatttcTCTCTTCTCACTTTAACCCCATGTCCTcctaccctgtgtgtgtgtgatattgaaaatataaaataaactaCTTACAGTCTCTGTTCCTGAATTTGACCTGAGAATatgcaaaaaaaacaactttataCAAcggaatttgggaggtcatgttacagttttataagaaagaactgcagatgctggtttaaactgaaggtaggcacaatatgctggagtaactcagcgggtgaggcagcatctctggagagaaggaataggcgacgtttcggctcgagacccttctgcactgaagaagcgtcgcctattccttctctccagagatgctgcctcacccgctgagttactccagcattttgtgtctaccttacagTTGTATAATACATTGGGGAGGCCACATGTAGAGgtgttgtgtttagttttggtaacCATGTTATattaaagatgttgtcaagctcgaAGGGGTACAGagtggatttacaaggatgttgctgggactcgagggtctgacctAACTTTTAAAAGGTAActctttattttacacaaagggtggtgggtgtatagaacgagctgccggaggaggtagttgaggctggaactattgcaatgttttagaaccatttaaacaggtacctggataggacaggtttggagggatatgggccaaaggcaggcaggtctgtttccatgctgtatcaactAATGAAAtagcttgtgggggggggggggggggggggggggggtggaggagagggggggaaatgaTGAGAAGGGTGACAAGAGAGCAAGGAAgaggcagtggtgcagcgggtagtgcggctgccttagagcgccagaggtcagacttcaatcctgacctcgggtgccgtctgtgtgaaaaagtgtcgcctcaggttcctatcttccaggtctttcccctctcactttaaacctatgtttctcgattccccaactctgggtaaaagactgggcattcaccttatctattcccctcatgatttttggTACACCTCCACAagttcatccctcatcctcctgcgctccaaggaatagaatcccagcctgctcaacctgtccctatagctcaggcactcgagtcctggcaacattcttgcaaatcttctctgcaccctttccagtttggcaacatcttttctataacatttatttcaagagggcttgaatataaaaacagggaagtaatgttgaggctctataaggcgctggtgaggccgcatttggaattttgtgagcaattttgggcaccatatctgaggaaggatatgctggctatgtagagggtccagagcaggtttacaagaatgatcccaggaatgagtaggttaacatatgatgagcgtttgtcggcactgggcctgtacttgctggagttaagaagaatgaggggggggacctcattgaaacatacagaaaagtgaaaggattggatatagtggatgttgagaggttgtttccactagtgggagagcctaggactagagggcatagcctcagaattaatggacgttcttttaggaaggagatgaggagacatttctttagtcagagagtggtgaatctgtggaattctttgccacacaaggcagtggagaccaagtcagaggatatttttaaggcagagatagatagattcttgattagttcgggtgtcaggggttatgggaagaagacaggagaatggagttaggagggtgagatagatcggccatgattaaatagcggagtaaacttgatgggccgaatggcctaattctactcctgtcaccgATGACCTTAtgcgcagggtgaccaaaactgcacagtgggtttgtgttttgctcatcaaTCTGAGAGTTCAGGATGAACACTGAATTACCTGCGCATTGTGTGGGAGCCATTGGGAACTCGGCCCTCCTTGGCCTGGCATAGCTGGTGATTCTCTTTCCGAAGCTCCTCCAGTTCCTATAACGTTACCACAAAGATtctgttcagcaacttgaacgcccaggagcgaaaagactgcaaaaagtggtgaacactgcccagtccatcacatgtactgacctcccaccatcaaaggtccatcaccgactctgacctcaccaccatcgaaaggatctacaggagtcactgcctccaaAAGGCAGCCACGTCATCagtgacccacaccatcctggccacacactcatttcacccctgccatcgggaagaggaacaggagcctgaaaactgtaacgtccaggttcaggaacagcttcttccctacagccatcaggctattaaacacgacaacaaataagctctgaactacaatagactattctTACacgattattgtttgtttgttttgttgttgtgtgtgtgtgtgttgtgtgtgtgtgtgtgtgtgtgtgtgtgtgtgtgtgtgtgtgtgtgtgtgtgtgtgtgtgtgtgtgtgcgcgtgcgtgtgtgtatatatatatatatatttttaaatatatctttgcctaccgcaagaacaggagtacggaggatgccatctcaacggcacttcactccgccctctcccacctcgacaacagagacacttacgtaagaatgctgttcatcgattacagctcagcattcaacaccattatacaatcaaaactgatcaccaaactcggtaacctgggcatcgacccctccctctgcaactggatactggactttctaaccaacagaccccagtctgtgaggttagacaagcacacctcttcaaccctcaccctgaacaccggcgttccacagggctgtgtgctgagccccctcctctactccctcttcacctattactgcacacctgtacatggtactaacaccatcatcaagtatgcagatgatacaacggtgattgacctcatcagcaacaacgatgagttggcctacagggaggaggtccagcacttagcagcatggtgcgctgacaacaacctggcccttaactccaagaagaccaaggagctcattgtagacttcaggaagtccagaggcggcacgcacacccccatccacattaacgggacggaggtggaacgtgtttctagcttcaggttcctgggagtcaacatctccgatgacctctcttggacccacaatacctctactctgatcaagaaggctcatcagcgtctcttcttcctgaggagactgaagaaggtccatctgtctcctcagatcctggtgaacttctaccgctgcaccatcgagagcatccttaccaactgcatcacagtatggtatggcaactgctctgtctccaaccggaaggcattgcagagggtggtgaaaattgcccaacgcatcaccggttcctcgctcccctccattgagtctgtccaaagcaagcatcgccaaggactgctctcaccccaaccatggactgtttaccctcctaccatccgggaggcgctacaggtctctccgttgccgaaccagcaggtcgaggaacagcttcttcccggcggctgtcactctactcaacaacgtacctcagtgactgccaatcccaccccccccccccccccccggacacttattcttatttattcaaatcatgtgctatgtcgatcttccagggagatgctaaatgcatttcgttgtctctgtactgtacactgacaatgacaattacaattgaatctgaatctgaatatatatataatctgaatgttgtttctcgtttattatattgtttacagtgtgctatgttgacatattctgttgtgctgctacaagtaagaattgtaTTGCCTGTCTCTGacataatgacaataaaacactcttgactcttgaagattCCCCAcacccagggctcgaaattaacggttgcccgggtgccaatggccaccaaaatcccgctgggcaacctaaaagccgtgtcattttgcccggcacagcccccctctctgtctctctctctctgtcattctccgtctccgcccgctatCCGTGTCAAAGCCGCCGAGTTTCCCCTCTCcggccgctcctcatccgccagcacggccggccgccttgcacatgcgcccTGCcccggcctgcacatcctcctcctgcacatgcgcacaaccacggccagcacatcatccagAGCCCCGACCACAGGGGGGGGAAATTACATCCGCCAATCGGCTGCGGAGGTCCCGTTGAGGTCGAGACCCGGTCTAGACGCCACATTTTTTGGGGGGGACTTTCGGGTGGGATGTTAAGggcactctcataattttgtccggattaaagaagGTGGTGGTCAGCGACTGCCAAGTTTAACTCATGTGGATCATGCATTCATTGTAAGGTTTATATGTTGAATCAATTGCATTGTTCGTTGTATGAGATCAGCAATACGGATCCTGCATTCAGATAGAGCTGGCTCTGTTTGACATTCATTTATATCCATGATCAGCAGCTTTATATACTTTATAAATGAACACATGCTCAAGATTATCCATTAGTGTCTTGGTTCTAACATTCAAGCAATTTGTTGCAGCAGCTCATTTATTCAAATTGTCTAGTGTATGAAACTACTAAAATCAGTGGTGAAAATACTGCCATGGTGGGCTTTTACAGTGTGATCTTTTTAATTTGTGGCCGTATCGTGGGTTTAATATTGGTCAGGATTAAGTAACTAGTTTTGTCTTTGGCTAAAGTCAACGCTTTATAAAGCACTGGCTATTAacctgtaggtaggaactgcagaggctggtttaaaccaaagatagacacaagaagctggagtaactcagcgggacaggcagcatctcgggagaagaccagtctgaagaagggtcttgacctgaaacgtcacccgttccttctctctctcgagatgctgctggtcccgctgagttactccagctttctgtgtctagctTCTGGATATCAACCTGTTATTCTGGTATTATCCCACCATTCTGTGATGGGAATAAATCTTCAGCTTGGAGCCCAGCTCTCTACCGTTCTTGAATCGGGGTAGATTTTAATTGCTGGGTGAAACCGCATTTTGGACTCTGTAGTCCAGTATCAGCTGTCGTggaattttaaaattaaataattaaactgAGAAAATAATGGAAGAATAATGATTTGGTGCATGGCAACAGTGGATTTTAATTACCACAGAAAACTACTTCTTGCACTTTTCTCAGTAGAGGTTATTTACTTATCCAATCCTTGACTTCTATCCTTGTctacaggtctcgacccgaagcgtcacgtattccttcgctccatggatgctgcatcacccgctgagtctctccagcatttttgtctaccacaacagataatcctctgacatttttgccacctctaatgggatcccaccactggccacatcttcccagcctgctcaacctctccctacagctcacaccctctagtcctggcatcttcctcgtaaatcttcactacaccctttccagcttgacatctttcctatgacatggtgtctagaactgaacacaatactctaaatgcggcctcaccaatgtcttatacaactgcaacacgacctcccaagTTAAATGTTTATTTACGAGTAGACAACTTGTTGCCTCTCACTGCCCCAGCCCCAGGGTTAGCTGAGTTACAGTCCAGTAAACCTGGAGGTGTTCCGATTTGCTGACTCACCCTCCGGATGTCCGTCGTCTCCGGTAGTCCGCTCCCCGCTCGCGTCTCTGATCCGCTGTCCCCGGGGCAGCCGAGCTGCCCACCTGCTCTCTGCCGCTTCAAACACGCATGCAACTCGGCACTGGGGAGAGAACGAGAGGGGGTCAGACCCAGCCCTGCCCACACTGCTCAcagacatgcacgcacgcactacCCATCTGTACACAGCGCACgtgcacaagatcatgagaggaaccgATCACGGagaccaagagtaggggaatcgaggaccagaggatatgggttcaaggcgaaggggaaacgatttaataggaatcaggggtaacattttcacataaagggtggatgccagaggaggtagttgaggcagggattatcccaacatttaagaaacagttagacaggtatatggataggacaggtttggagggatatgggcgcaacgcaggcagatgggactagtgtagctgggacatgttggccggtgtgggcaagttgggctgaagggcctgtttccacactgtatgactctaaactcACAAACATGATGCTTTGCCAGCTGTCTCAGGGAGGTCAGTCACACAGCacgggatcaggcccttcagcccaacatgtccatactaatcaacatgccccatctacactagtcccacctgcccatgtttggtccatatccctctaaacgtgtcctatccacatacctgtccaaatgtcttttaaatgttgttatagtcccagtctcaaccacctcctctggcagctcgttccatacacccaccacgtaaaagttgcccctcggtatcctattaaatcttcctcctctcaccttaaacccatgtcctctgtttcttgattgccctactctggacaaatgactatgtgcatctacccgatctattcccgtcATGAATTTAcatacctctataacatcacccctcagcctcctgtgctccaagggatagagacccagcctgaaAGAGGATCTAGTATCATCTAATAGAGGCACAGAACAGAGACCAGTAAGCACAGGgagaggtcctttggcccacatgtGCAAGGTCGGTTgatgggactgtttctgtgctgcatctctatgaCTCTGACCTGACGCTAGCTGTCTCCCACCGCTGCCTCTTCAGGAGTTCCACCTCTCCTTCCAGACCTGACGCTAACTGTTTCTCAGCAGATGCCaaatacagaaacaaggaactgcagatgctggtttataccaatgatagacacagagtgctggagtaactcagcgggtcaggcagcatttgtggagaacatggacacagagtgctggagtaactcagtgaactgTCCCAACACAgcctccccccgccctccccatccccccacattaCTGCAAACTCCTACCCCACAACAAACCCTAGACCCTGAACACCTGTTTCATAGAACCTATTGCactgagggcagcacggtggcgcagcagtggagttgctgcatcacagcgccagagacccgggttccatcctgactacgctgtctgtacagagtttgtacgttctccccatgacttgcacaTGTTTTCTCCAGAtggtccactttcctcccacaaccccaaagatgtgcgggtttgtaggttaattggcttctgtaaattgtccctagtgcttgtaggatagtgccagtgtacggaaggtcggcgcggactcggtgggcttaagAGCTTGTTtcgacgctgtatctcgaaagtctaaagcaCCCATTTTTTCCCTCCCCCTATGCCTACCATTTGCCTAACATAACCCGCTCACCCGAATCCACCTATTACCCATCAGAATTTGCCCTGCCCCTCCTATCTTCCAGATTTCTTGCCCCCTTCTCGTTCATATAATCAGTGAAGGGTCCCGAGCCAAGacgacacctatccattttctccagagattgacAAAAGAAGCTGGCGTagttcagcacgtcaggcagtatctctggaaaaatataataggtgtcaagacccttcttcagactggtgtccagttgtccagagatgctgcctgacctgctgagttactccggtactttgtgtccctttccttgtaaactggcatctgcagttcatgtcataggagcagaattaggccattcagcccatc belongs to Leucoraja erinacea ecotype New England chromosome 1, Leri_hhj_1, whole genome shotgun sequence and includes:
- the LOC129696846 gene encoding RUN and FYVE domain-containing protein 2-like is translated as MDNRLFKQDFGEKIVGLEGEVELLKRQRWVMMSRLGRRQGVCSSLFLYLASAEKQLASGLEGEVELLKRQRAELHACLKRQRAGGQLGCPGDSGSETRAGSGLPETTDIRRELEELRKENHQLCQAKEGRVPNGSHTMRRSNSGTETVPDDFVQTREENVICKLCQEAASLTKPKKQCSNCGGIFCTGCAANTLPLPSSLQPVCVCNTCHVALLEQYAPPP